A window of Pedobacter lusitanus contains these coding sequences:
- a CDS encoding helix-turn-helix domain-containing protein — translation MEENTSVGLEKSLIYIRNLENCPPSYLNDPGRKDFFEIVWLQQEFPLHAVRDEEDPGRGDWIYLIPPYRVHQLNKAGKNGILLSFKRDFLDEEDKEFYLDIFKIFNIQGEFSCLPLTLENAAELDKIYQLLEEEYKEQTNSFLILKALLKVFLLKLIRIKEHVFTTQDVNQKRVYEFMMLLEENYQQQRNADFYAGELGLSAKRLNQILKDKLDKTGMQLIHDRIILEAKRQIIHSENTLKEIAWNLNFTDRSYFSRFFKKQTGQSPEDFQKQARSHIESRFNTLIE, via the coding sequence ATGGAAGAAAATACGAGCGTTGGATTAGAAAAATCATTGATTTATATCAGGAATCTTGAAAATTGTCCGCCCAGTTACCTAAACGATCCAGGCAGGAAAGACTTCTTTGAAATTGTCTGGTTACAGCAGGAATTTCCACTGCATGCTGTCAGAGACGAGGAAGACCCGGGCAGGGGAGACTGGATTTACCTGATTCCGCCGTATCGTGTGCATCAATTGAATAAAGCCGGGAAAAATGGTATTCTGCTCTCTTTTAAAAGAGATTTTCTGGATGAAGAAGATAAGGAGTTCTATCTGGATATCTTTAAGATTTTTAACATACAGGGGGAGTTTTCCTGTTTGCCTTTAACTCTTGAAAATGCTGCTGAGCTCGATAAAATTTATCAGTTACTGGAAGAAGAATATAAAGAGCAGACCAACAGCTTCCTGATTTTAAAAGCATTGTTAAAAGTGTTTTTACTAAAACTGATTCGTATCAAGGAACATGTTTTTACTACTCAGGATGTAAATCAGAAAAGAGTATATGAGTTTATGATGTTGCTTGAAGAGAACTATCAGCAACAGCGCAATGCTGATTTTTATGCCGGGGAACTGGGGCTGAGTGCCAAACGTCTTAACCAGATTTTAAAAGACAAACTGGATAAAACGGGTATGCAGCTGATTCACGACCGCATTATTCTGGAAGCTAAAAGACAAATTATTCACAGTGAAAACACGCTTAAAGAAATTGCCTGGAACCTGAATTTTACAGACCGGTCTTATTTCAGCAGGTTTTTTAAAAAGCAGACGGGGCAATCTCCTGAAGACTTTCAAAAGCAGGCCAGAAGTCATATTGAGTCCAGATTTAATACCCTGATTGAATAG
- a CDS encoding DUF885 domain-containing protein produces MKRIAFAFLLVSTIAACKQEDKKSNANAQFGKLCDQYYQDYLKLNPISATYAGDERYNGELPNDGSAAYLNTTKKFYRQYLDSLGKYKRDDLSANDKLSFDVLKDNLETGLEGLNYHFEYLPFNQMTALPLTIGQFGSGTAAQPFKTVKDYEDWLKRIDAFAVWADTAIGNFKKGMASGIVLPKALVVKMYPQMLGMVVTDPAKSLFYGPVKQMPKGFAEADKKRLTEAYRKTIMTVIVPTYKKLGNFLKNEYLPKARTTSGFSSLPGGTAMYTYLVKQQTTTSKTPEEIYQTGLKEVARIHSLMDSIKNKTGFKGDLKAFFEYMKNDPKFMPYHTPAQVLAAFDDIHKRMEPNLKKMFTVVPKTPFEIRQTEAFRAASASAEYNQGSADGKRPGIFYVPILDAAKFNTTSGMESLFLHEAIPGHHYQISLTQENTELPEFRRFGGHNAYVEGWALYCESLGKELGLYTDPYQHMGALGDEMHRAIRLVVDVAIHTKNMTREQAIKYMMDNEAINEQGATAEIERYMGMPAQALGYKIGAMKIRELRSKYEKQLGAKFKLSEFHHQVLKDGSLPLSVFEAKMDDWAATVK; encoded by the coding sequence ATGAAAAGAATAGCCTTTGCCTTCCTGCTTGTCAGCACTATTGCGGCTTGTAAACAAGAAGACAAAAAAAGCAACGCTAATGCGCAATTTGGAAAGCTGTGCGATCAGTATTACCAGGATTATTTAAAGTTGAATCCCATTTCTGCTACCTATGCAGGTGATGAAAGGTATAATGGTGAACTGCCAAATGATGGCTCTGCTGCTTATCTGAATACCACTAAAAAATTTTACAGACAATACCTGGACAGTTTAGGTAAATACAAGCGTGATGACCTGAGTGCAAATGATAAATTATCTTTTGATGTATTAAAAGATAATCTGGAAACTGGTCTTGAAGGTTTAAATTATCATTTTGAGTATCTTCCTTTTAACCAGATGACTGCATTACCATTAACTATTGGTCAGTTTGGATCTGGTACAGCTGCACAGCCTTTTAAAACTGTTAAGGATTACGAAGACTGGCTGAAACGTATAGATGCATTTGCAGTATGGGCAGATACAGCTATTGGGAACTTTAAAAAAGGGATGGCATCTGGTATCGTTTTACCGAAAGCACTGGTTGTAAAAATGTATCCGCAAATGCTGGGTATGGTGGTAACCGATCCGGCTAAAAGTTTGTTCTACGGACCAGTTAAGCAAATGCCGAAAGGATTTGCAGAGGCTGATAAGAAAAGACTTACTGAAGCTTATCGCAAGACAATTATGACCGTTATTGTTCCAACCTATAAAAAACTGGGTAATTTCCTGAAAAACGAGTATTTGCCAAAAGCAAGAACAACTTCGGGTTTCTCTTCATTACCGGGTGGGACAGCCATGTATACTTATCTGGTCAAACAACAGACAACCACGAGTAAAACACCTGAAGAAATCTATCAGACAGGGCTGAAAGAAGTGGCCAGAATTCATTCTTTAATGGATAGTATCAAAAATAAAACAGGGTTTAAGGGGGATCTGAAAGCCTTTTTTGAATACATGAAAAATGATCCTAAATTTATGCCCTATCATACACCTGCCCAGGTGCTGGCCGCATTTGATGACATCCATAAAAGAATGGAACCAAACCTGAAGAAGATGTTCACTGTTGTGCCGAAAACACCTTTTGAAATTCGTCAGACAGAGGCTTTCCGTGCTGCATCTGCAAGTGCAGAATACAACCAGGGGTCTGCTGACGGGAAACGTCCGGGAATATTTTATGTACCTATTCTGGATGCAGCTAAATTCAATACAACTTCTGGTATGGAATCGCTGTTTCTTCATGAAGCTATACCAGGTCATCATTACCAGATTTCACTAACCCAGGAGAATACAGAATTACCTGAGTTCCGTCGTTTTGGCGGACATAATGCCTATGTGGAAGGCTGGGCGTTATATTGTGAGTCACTGGGCAAAGAACTGGGCTTATATACCGATCCTTATCAGCATATGGGCGCACTGGGTGACGAGATGCACCGAGCTATCCGTCTTGTTGTGGATGTGGCTATACACACCAAAAATATGACCAGAGAACAGGCTATTAAATATATGATGGACAATGAAGCGATTAACGAGCAGGGTGCGACAGCAGAAATAGAGCGTTATATGGGAATGCCTGCACAGGCTTTAGGTTATAAGATCGGAGCGATGAAGATTCGTGAACTG